One part of the Streptococcus sp. oral taxon 431 genome encodes these proteins:
- a CDS encoding IS1182 family transposase translates to MFHKEKPDYNRKQYGFYTIDELVPKDHFLRQVDSKVDFGFIYDLVEDTYSPDNGRPSLDPVMLVKIPLIKCFYGIRSMRQTMKEIEVNVAYRWFLGLTLDDKVPHFTTYGKNYSRRFQDKELISEIFSQVLNQALYAGLIDPSEIFVDGTHIKAAANSHKYRKEMVEQQAKFMSEQLAVEIDSDRKKHAKKSLKPAKESEAKEKKISTTDPECGWFHKGEHKEVFAYSAQVACDKHGWALAYTVEAGNVHDSQAFPALFSKLEPFSPRYIIADSGYKTPTIAHYLLERNIIPVFPYTRPKGVKGNLRPSNFVYNASHDSYICPENQVLNYRTTTREGYREYKSNPKVCVACPLLSVCTQSQNHQKVVTRHVWKDALEFCEEIRHQREMKELYKKRKETIERLFGTAKEYHNLRYTREKGKSKIEDQVGLTLACLNIKKLVKWIGNIPFYFSQIQIFGWNIR, encoded by the coding sequence ATGTTTCACAAAGAAAAACCTGATTATAACCGTAAGCAATATGGTTTCTATACAATAGACGAATTGGTCCCAAAAGATCACTTTCTTCGACAAGTTGATTCAAAGGTTGATTTTGGCTTTATATATGACTTGGTAGAAGATACCTATAGTCCAGATAATGGTCGGCCTAGTCTTGATCCCGTCATGTTAGTCAAAATTCCTTTAATCAAATGTTTTTATGGTATCCGTTCCATGCGCCAAACCATGAAAGAGATTGAAGTAAACGTGGCCTATCGTTGGTTTCTCGGACTAACTTTAGATGATAAGGTTCCTCATTTTACTACCTATGGGAAAAATTACAGTCGTCGTTTTCAAGATAAAGAACTCATTTCTGAGATTTTTTCCCAAGTTCTCAACCAAGCTTTGTATGCAGGGTTAATTGATCCTTCTGAAATATTTGTGGATGGTACCCATATCAAAGCAGCGGCTAATAGTCACAAGTATCGTAAGGAAATGGTAGAGCAACAAGCTAAATTTATGAGTGAACAATTGGCAGTTGAGATTGATTCAGATCGGAAAAAACACGCAAAAAAGTCCTTAAAGCCCGCAAAAGAAAGTGAGGCTAAAGAAAAGAAAATCTCAACAACAGATCCCGAGTGTGGTTGGTTTCACAAGGGCGAACACAAGGAAGTATTTGCCTATTCTGCTCAAGTTGCTTGCGATAAGCATGGTTGGGCCTTAGCTTATACGGTTGAAGCAGGAAATGTTCATGACAGTCAGGCTTTCCCTGCCTTATTTTCAAAGTTAGAGCCTTTCTCCCCACGCTATATTATTGCGGATTCAGGCTACAAAACCCCAACTATTGCCCATTATTTATTAGAACGTAATATCATTCCTGTCTTTCCTTATACTCGTCCAAAGGGAGTAAAGGGGAACTTAAGGCCTAGTAATTTTGTTTATAATGCAAGTCATGACTCTTATATTTGTCCAGAGAATCAAGTATTAAATTATCGCACTACCACTCGAGAAGGCTACCGTGAGTATAAGAGTAATCCCAAAGTATGTGTTGCCTGTCCTTTATTATCCGTTTGTACCCAAAGCCAAAATCATCAAAAAGTAGTAACGAGACATGTCTGGAAAGATGCCCTTGAATTTTGTGAGGAGATTCGTCACCAAAGAGAAATGAAAGAGCTCTATAAGAAGCGCAAAGAAACAATTGAACGTCTCTTTGGGACGGCTAAGGAGTACCATAATTTGAGATACACTAGAGAGAAAGGAAAGTCCAAAATAGAGGATCAGGTTGGGCTTACTTTGGCGTGTTTAAATATCAAAAAACTGGTGAAATGGATAGGAAATATCCCTTTTTATTTTTCTCAAATACAGATTTTCGGATGGAATATCAGATGA
- a CDS encoding heavy metal-binding domain-containing protein encodes MIISTTGIEGKKILAYKGIVFGEVVAGVNMFKDMAAGFRNVFGGRASSYEGELTQAREEAIAEMMERASERGANAIIGIKMDYETLGAENGMLMVTCSGTAVVVDS; translated from the coding sequence ATGATTATTTCAACTACGGGAATTGAAGGGAAAAAAATCCTAGCCTACAAAGGAATTGTCTTTGGTGAAGTAGTTGCTGGAGTTAATATGTTCAAAGATATGGCTGCTGGCTTCCGTAATGTTTTTGGAGGTCGAGCGAGTAGTTATGAAGGTGAATTGACTCAAGCAAGAGAAGAAGCTATAGCAGAAATGATGGAGCGTGCAAGTGAACGTGGAGCAAATGCTATTATAGGTATAAAAATGGACTATGAAACTTTAGGTGCTGAAAATGGTATGCTGATGGTCACTTGTAGTGGAACAGCAGTAGTCGTTGACTCCTGA
- a CDS encoding HU family DNA-binding protein: protein MANKQDLIAKVAEATELTKKDSAAAVDAVFAAVADYLAAGEKVQLIGFGNFEVRERAARKGRNPQTGKEITIAASKVPAFKAGKALKDAVK from the coding sequence ATGGCAAACAAACAAGATTTGATCGCTAAAGTAGCAGAAGCTACAGAATTGACAAAGAAAGACTCAGCAGCAGCAGTTGATGCTGTATTTGCAGCAGTAGCTGATTACCTTGCAGCTGGTGAAAAAGTTCAATTGATTGGTTTTGGTAATTTCGAAGTTCGTGAGCGTGCAGCACGTAAAGGTCGCAACCCACAAACTGGTAAAGAAATCACTATCGCAGCTTCAAAAGTTCCAGCATTCAAAGCTGGTAAAGCTCTTAAAGACGCTGTTAAATAA
- a CDS encoding DegV family protein — protein MTQVKIVTDSSVTIEPEVVKELNITVVPLSVMIDSVLYSDADLEEGEFLRLMKESKNLPKTSQPPVGLFAEIFDELSKDGSQILAIHMSHALSGTVEAARQGASLSTANVTVLDSSFTDQALKFQVVEAAKLAQEGQDIETIVAHVEEVKKNTELYIGVSTLENLVKGGRIGRVTGLLSSLLNIRVVMQMKDDELQPIVKGRGAKTFKKWLDELVSKLSERSVAEIGISYSGTRDWAEEMKEILQPFVEKPISVLETGSIIQTHTGENAWAILVRYES, from the coding sequence ATGACACAAGTAAAAATCGTAACAGATTCTTCTGTTACCATTGAACCAGAAGTGGTCAAAGAATTAAATATTACCGTCGTTCCGCTCTCTGTAATGATTGATAGTGTTCTTTATTCGGATGCTGATCTTGAAGAAGGGGAATTTCTTCGCTTGATGAAAGAGAGTAAAAATCTGCCTAAAACAAGTCAACCTCCTGTTGGACTCTTTGCTGAGATCTTTGATGAGTTGAGTAAAGACGGTAGTCAAATTTTAGCCATTCATATGTCTCATGCCTTATCAGGAACTGTCGAAGCAGCTCGGCAAGGTGCAAGTTTGTCAACAGCTAATGTGACTGTATTGGATAGTTCCTTTACAGATCAAGCCCTAAAATTTCAAGTAGTTGAAGCAGCTAAGTTAGCTCAAGAAGGACAAGACATTGAGACAATTGTGGCTCATGTTGAAGAAGTAAAGAAGAACACAGAGCTCTATATTGGTGTTTCTACCTTGGAAAACCTTGTTAAAGGTGGTCGTATTGGCCGAGTGACAGGTCTTTTAAGCTCTCTATTAAATATCCGGGTAGTCATGCAGATGAAGGATGACGAATTACAACCAATCGTGAAAGGACGTGGAGCAAAAACCTTTAAGAAATGGTTGGATGAACTAGTTTCAAAACTGTCAGAGCGTTCTGTTGCAGAAATTGGTATTTCCTATTCTGGAACTAGAGACTGGGCAGAAGAGATGAAAGAAATCCTACAACCATTCGTTGAAAAACCAATCTCTGTACTTGAAACAGGTTCGATTATTCAGACACATACAGGTGAAAATGCTTGGGCTATTTTAGTCAGATATGAGTCCTAA
- a CDS encoding tetratricopeptide repeat protein, giving the protein MSNSQEMLEALDQQDLTRADHYFQKALEEDPDDLLLELAYYLEGIGFYPQARQIYEKLAPIFPEVNLNLATIANEDGQIEEAFAYLEEIQPNSDWYVSALVLKADFYQMEGLTDVAREKLLEARSYSDDPLLIFGLAELDSELGNDLEAIKGYAQLDNRELYEQTGISTYQRIGTAYARLGKFESAIEFLEKALELEYEDQTAFELASLYFDQEEYHKAVLYFKQLDTISPDFEGYEYGYSQALHKENQTEQALLIAQQGLEKNPFETRLLLLASQLSYELHQPEQAEAYLLQAQEDAEDQEEILLRLATMYQEQERYEDILALEVYEPENLLTKWMIARSYQETEDLDVAYESYQALVSELKENPEFLEQYIHLLRELGRFEEAKEQIQHYLKLVPDDIQMQDLYERL; this is encoded by the coding sequence GTGAGCAATAGTCAAGAAATGCTTGAAGCTTTGGATCAGCAAGATTTAACAAGAGCTGATCACTATTTTCAAAAAGCATTGGAAGAAGACCCTGATGATCTTCTTCTGGAACTGGCTTATTATCTAGAAGGTATTGGTTTTTATCCACAAGCTCGTCAAATCTATGAAAAACTAGCTCCAATATTTCCAGAGGTAAATCTGAATCTAGCAACTATTGCTAATGAGGATGGTCAAATAGAAGAAGCTTTTGCTTATCTAGAAGAAATTCAACCTAACAGCGATTGGTATGTATCTGCACTTGTTTTGAAGGCAGATTTCTACCAAATGGAAGGCTTGACGGATGTAGCTCGTGAGAAGCTCTTAGAGGCGCGTAGCTACTCTGATGATCCTCTCCTAATATTTGGTCTAGCTGAATTAGATAGTGAGCTAGGAAATGATTTAGAAGCGATTAAGGGCTATGCCCAACTAGATAATCGCGAGCTATATGAACAGACTGGGATTTCAACCTATCAGCGAATTGGAACTGCCTATGCTCGTCTTGGAAAGTTTGAATCTGCAATTGAATTTTTAGAAAAAGCTTTAGAGTTAGAGTATGAAGATCAAACTGCTTTTGAATTAGCGAGTCTTTACTTTGACCAAGAGGAATATCACAAGGCAGTTTTATATTTTAAACAGCTGGATACTATTTCTCCAGATTTTGAAGGGTATGAGTATGGTTATAGTCAGGCTTTACATAAGGAAAACCAGACTGAGCAAGCCTTACTGATAGCTCAACAAGGTTTGGAAAAAAATCCATTCGAAACACGTTTACTACTCCTTGCTTCACAATTATCTTACGAATTGCATCAACCCGAGCAGGCGGAAGCTTATCTTCTTCAAGCTCAAGAAGATGCGGAAGACCAAGAAGAAATCCTCTTGCGACTAGCAACCATGTATCAGGAGCAAGAACGGTATGAGGATATTCTAGCCTTAGAAGTATATGAGCCAGAAAATCTCTTGACTAAGTGGATGATTGCACGGAGTTACCAAGAAACTGAAGATTTGGATGTTGCCTATGAATCTTATCAGGCATTGGTTTCAGAACTCAAGGAAAATCCTGAGTTTTTAGAGCAATACATTCATCTATTACGCGAACTTGGAAGGTTTGAAGAAGCAAAAGAACAGATCCAACACTATCTCAAGTTGGTTCCTGATGACATACAGATGCAAGATTTGTATGAACGTTTATGA
- a CDS encoding AI-2E family transporter, which yields MEQKEKHFNLSWFFKWFLDNKAVTVFLVALLLGLNIFILSKISFLFIPVVDFLSVVMLPVILSGLLFYLLNPLVDLMEKYKINRVLAISIIFVIIAILLIIGLAVAIPNLQRQVVIFAQNVPSYLEDADRVINDLVTKRLPDDFRPQLEQVLAQFSTQATAWASNISSKAVNWVSALISGTSQVIVALIIMPFMLFYLLRDGKGLRNHITQFLPNKLREPVGKVLTDVNQQLSNYVRGQITVAIIVAIMFIIFFKIIGLRYAVTLGITAGVLNLIPYLGSFLAMIPALVLGLIAGPVMLLKVIIVFIVEQTIEGRFVSPLILGSQLNIHPITILFVLLTSGSMFGVWGVLLGIPVYASAKVVISAIFEWYKKVSGLYELEEEAEGEQ from the coding sequence ATGGAACAAAAAGAGAAACATTTTAATTTATCTTGGTTTTTTAAATGGTTTTTAGATAATAAGGCTGTTACTGTATTTTTGGTAGCCTTGTTACTAGGTCTCAATATTTTTATTTTAAGCAAGATTAGTTTTTTATTTATCCCTGTCGTTGATTTTTTATCAGTGGTCATGTTACCTGTTATTTTATCAGGATTGCTTTTTTATCTCTTAAACCCACTGGTGGATTTGATGGAAAAGTACAAGATAAATCGTGTCTTAGCCATTAGTATAATCTTTGTCATTATTGCTATACTTCTGATTATTGGTCTGGCTGTTGCGATTCCAAATCTTCAACGTCAAGTAGTTATTTTTGCGCAAAATGTACCAAGTTATCTCGAAGATGCTGACAGAGTTATTAATGACCTTGTAACCAAGCGTTTACCAGATGATTTTAGACCCCAACTGGAACAGGTTCTTGCTCAGTTTTCAACACAAGCAACTGCTTGGGCAAGTAATATTTCATCAAAAGCTGTGAACTGGGTGAGTGCTCTTATTAGCGGAACGTCACAAGTCATCGTCGCTCTAATTATCATGCCGTTTATGCTCTTTTATCTCCTTAGAGATGGAAAAGGCTTGAGAAATCATATCACTCAATTCTTACCAAATAAATTGAGAGAACCAGTAGGTAAGGTTCTAACGGATGTGAACCAACAACTTTCTAACTATGTTAGAGGACAAATTACTGTTGCTATTATCGTGGCAATTATGTTTATCATCTTCTTTAAAATTATTGGTTTGAGATATGCGGTGACTCTTGGTATTACTGCTGGGGTCTTAAATCTTATCCCTTATCTTGGAAGTTTCCTTGCTATGATACCAGCTCTGGTCTTAGGGTTAATTGCTGGACCAGTTATGCTCTTGAAAGTTATTATCGTTTTTATCGTAGAGCAGACAATTGAAGGTCGTTTTGTGTCTCCATTGATTTTAGGTAGTCAGCTAAACATCCATCCAATCACTATTCTATTCGTTTTGTTGACGTCTGGTTCTATGTTTGGTGTTTGGGGAGTCCTATTGGGAATTCCTGTTTATGCTTCAGCCAAAGTTGTTATTTCAGCTATTTTTGAATGGTATAAAAAAGTTAGTGGACTCTATGAGTTAGAAGAGGAGGCTGAAGGTGAGCAATAG
- a CDS encoding lactonase family protein has translation MIETIYFGTYTRRLSQGIYQADFDTETGQLSNLKLFAAEPSPTYLAFDQENHLYTVGSKDGQGGIAAYQTDGTLLNHVVTEGAPHCYVAVDEKRGLVYGANYHKGQVLVYKRKEDGSLELADAVQHSGHGPHENQASPHVHFTDLTPDQYLVTCDLGTDEVTTYDVNPEGKLNKLTTYNCSPGAGARHLVFHNHYKIAYLICELNSTIEVLIYDGVGAFEKMQVISTLPEGFNDFNGTAAIRLSQDGKYLYASNRGHDSIVVYTILADGSLELLEFVPTNGKTPRDFILSPDQEFLIAVHQDSDNATVFKRNPETGRLAELSNDFHVPEAVCVTF, from the coding sequence ATGATTGAAACAATTTATTTCGGAACTTACACACGTCGTTTATCCCAAGGGATTTATCAAGCTGATTTTGATACAGAAACTGGGCAACTATCCAATCTTAAACTATTTGCAGCTGAGCCAAGTCCTACCTATCTTGCATTTGATCAAGAAAATCACCTCTACACTGTCGGTAGCAAAGATGGACAAGGTGGAATTGCTGCCTATCAAACTGATGGTACTTTGCTAAACCATGTTGTGACAGAAGGCGCTCCTCACTGTTATGTTGCAGTCGATGAGAAACGTGGCCTAGTATATGGTGCTAACTATCACAAGGGACAAGTTTTGGTCTATAAACGTAAAGAAGATGGTAGTTTAGAATTGGCTGATGCAGTTCAGCATAGCGGTCATGGTCCCCATGAAAATCAAGCTTCTCCACATGTACACTTTACAGATTTAACACCAGATCAGTATTTAGTCACTTGCGACTTAGGTACTGATGAGGTTACTACTTATGATGTCAATCCAGAAGGAAAACTAAATAAGCTAACTACCTACAATTGTAGTCCTGGTGCTGGTGCACGTCACCTTGTTTTTCACAACCACTACAAGATTGCTTATCTCATCTGTGAACTCAATAGTACAATTGAAGTATTGATTTATGATGGTGTTGGTGCATTTGAAAAAATGCAAGTTATTTCTACCCTTCCTGAAGGATTTAATGACTTTAATGGAACTGCTGCTATTCGTCTCTCACAAGATGGAAAATATCTGTATGCATCAAACCGTGGTCACGATTCTATTGTAGTTTACACTATTCTCGCTGATGGTAGTTTAGAATTGTTGGAATTCGTTCCTACAAACGGGAAAACTCCTCGTGATTTTATCCTTTCACCAGATCAAGAATTCCTCATCGCCGTTCACCAGGATTCTGATAATGCAACTGTCTTTAAACGTAATCCAGAGACTGGTCGTCTTGCAGAACTTTCCAATGATTTCCACGTTCCCGAAGCGGTTTGCGTCACATTTTAA
- a CDS encoding F0F1 ATP synthase subunit epsilon, translating into MAQLTVQIVTPDGLVYDHHASFVSVRTLDGEMGILPRHQNMIAVLAVDEVKVKRIDDDSHVNWIAVNGGIIEIANDVITIIADSAERARDIDISRAERAKLRAEREIEEAQDKHLIDQERRAKIALQRAINRINVGNKL; encoded by the coding sequence ATGGCTCAGTTAACTGTCCAGATCGTGACACCAGATGGCCTCGTCTATGATCACCATGCCAGCTTTGTATCGGTTCGAACTCTGGATGGTGAGATGGGGATCTTGCCACGACATCAAAATATGATTGCGGTATTAGCAGTTGATGAAGTTAAAGTCAAACGTATTGATGATGATTCTCATGTCAACTGGATAGCAGTAAACGGAGGAATCATTGAGATTGCTAATGATGTCATTACCATTATTGCAGACTCAGCTGAGCGTGCTCGTGATATCGATATTAGCCGTGCAGAACGTGCCAAACTTCGTGCAGAACGTGAAATCGAAGAAGCACAAGACAAACACTTGATTGATCAAGAGCGTCGTGCTAAGATTGCATTACAACGTGCTATTAACCGAATCAATGTCGGAAATAAATTATAA
- the atpD gene encoding F0F1 ATP synthase subunit beta: MSSGKIAQVIGPVVDVLFAAGEKLPEINNALVVYKNDEKKTKIVLEVALELGDGMIRTIAMESTDGLTRGMEVLDTGRPISVPVGKETLGRVFNVLGDTIDLEAPFGEDAERQPIHKKAPTFDELSTSSEILETGIKVIDLLAPYLKGGKVGLFGGAGVGKTVLIQELIHNIAQEHGGISVFTGVGERTREGNDLYWEMKESGVIEKTAMVFGQMNEPPGARMRVALTGLTIAEYFRDVEGQDVLLFIDNIFRFTQAGSEVSALLGRMPSAVGYQPTLATEMGQLQERITSTKKGSVTSIQAIYVPADDYTDPAPATAFAHLDSTTNLERKLVQLGIYPAVDPLASSSRALAPEIVGEEHYAVAAEVKRVLQRYHELQDIIAILGMDELSDEEKTLVARARRIQFFLSQNFNVAEQFTGQPGSYVPVAETVRGFKEILDGKHDHLPEDAFRGVGSIEDVIAKAEKMGF, encoded by the coding sequence ATGAGTTCAGGTAAAATTGCTCAGGTTATCGGACCCGTTGTAGACGTTTTGTTTGCAGCAGGGGAAAAACTTCCTGAGATTAACAATGCACTTGTCGTCTACAAAAATGACGAAAAGAAAACAAAAATCGTCCTTGAAGTAGCCTTAGAGTTGGGGGATGGTATGATTCGTACCATCGCCATGGAATCAACAGATGGTTTGACTCGTGGAATGGAAGTGTTGGACACAGGTCGTCCAATCTCTGTACCAGTAGGTAAAGAAACCTTGGGACGTGTCTTCAACGTTTTGGGAGATACCATTGACTTGGAAGCTCCTTTTGGAGAAGACGCAGAACGCCAGCCAATTCATAAAAAAGCACCTACTTTTGATGAGTTGTCTACCTCTTCAGAAATCCTCGAAACAGGGATTAAGGTTATCGACCTTCTTGCCCCTTATCTTAAAGGTGGTAAAGTCGGACTCTTCGGTGGTGCCGGAGTCGGTAAAACTGTCTTGATCCAAGAATTGATTCACAATATTGCCCAAGAACACGGTGGGATCTCAGTATTTACAGGTGTTGGGGAACGTACTCGTGAAGGGAATGACCTCTACTGGGAAATGAAAGAATCAGGCGTTATCGAAAAAACAGCCATGGTATTTGGTCAGATGAATGAGCCACCCGGAGCACGTATGCGTGTTGCTCTTACTGGTTTGACAATCGCTGAATACTTCCGTGATGTAGAAGGCCAAGACGTTCTTCTCTTCATTGACAACATTTTCCGTTTCACACAAGCTGGTTCAGAAGTATCTGCCCTTTTGGGGCGTATGCCATCAGCCGTTGGTTACCAACCAACCCTCGCAACAGAAATGGGTCAATTGCAAGAACGTATCACTTCAACTAAGAAAGGTTCTGTAACCTCTATCCAGGCTATCTACGTGCCAGCGGATGACTATACTGACCCAGCGCCAGCAACAGCTTTCGCTCATTTGGATTCTACAACCAACTTGGAACGTAAATTGGTTCAATTAGGTATCTACCCAGCCGTTGATCCACTTGCTTCAAGCTCTCGTGCTTTGGCACCTGAAATTGTTGGAGAAGAGCACTACGCAGTTGCGGCTGAGGTCAAACGTGTTCTTCAACGTTACCATGAGTTGCAAGATATCATCGCTATCCTTGGTATGGATGAACTTTCTGATGAAGAAAAGACTTTGGTTGCTCGTGCCCGTCGTATTCAGTTCTTCCTTTCACAAAACTTCAATGTTGCGGAACAATTTACTGGTCAACCAGGTTCTTATGTTCCAGTAGCTGAAACAGTTCGTGGATTTAAGGAAATTCTTGACGGTAAACACGATCATCTCCCAGAAGATGCCTTCCGTGGAGTAGGTTCAATCGAAGATGTTATTGCTAAGGCTGAAAAAATGGGATTTTAA
- a CDS encoding F0F1 ATP synthase subunit gamma, translating to MAVSLNDIKTKIASTKNTSQITNAMQMVSAAKLGRSEEAARNFQVYAQKVRKLVTDILHGDGAGGSTNPMLISRPVKKTGYIVITSDRGLVGGYNSSILKAVMEIQQEYHPSGDDFEVICIGGMGADFFKSRGIQPIYELRGLASQPSFDEVRKIITKTIEMYQNELFDELYVCYNHHVNTLTSQMRVEQMLPIVDLDPNEADDNYSLTFDLETSREEILDQLLPQFAESMIYGAIIDAKTAENAAGMTAMQTATDNAKKVINDLTIQYNRARQAAITQEITEIVAGASALE from the coding sequence ATGGCAGTATCTCTAAATGATATTAAAACAAAAATCGCCTCAACAAAAAATACTAGTCAAATTACTAATGCTATGCAGATGGTTTCTGCAGCTAAGTTAGGTCGTTCTGAAGAAGCGGCTCGTAACTTCCAAGTGTATGCACAAAAAGTGCGTAAACTAGTTACAGACATCCTCCACGGAGATGGCGCTGGTGGATCAACTAACCCTATGTTGATCAGTCGCCCCGTCAAAAAAACAGGCTATATCGTCATTACATCTGACCGTGGTCTTGTTGGAGGATATAATTCTTCAATCTTAAAAGCTGTCATGGAAATTCAGCAAGAATACCATCCTTCAGGTGATGATTTTGAAGTCATCTGTATTGGTGGTATGGGAGCCGATTTCTTCAAATCACGTGGTATTCAACCTATCTATGAATTGCGTGGACTTGCAAGCCAACCAAGTTTTGATGAAGTTCGTAAGATTATCACAAAAACGATTGAAATGTATCAAAACGAACTTTTCGATGAGCTCTACGTTTGCTACAACCATCATGTCAATACTCTCACAAGTCAAATGCGTGTAGAACAGATGCTTCCAATCGTGGACTTGGATCCAAATGAAGCAGATGATAACTATAGCTTGACCTTTGACCTTGAAACAAGTCGAGAAGAAATCTTGGATCAATTGCTGCCACAGTTTGCAGAAAGTATGATTTATGGTGCTATTATTGATGCCAAGACAGCTGAAAATGCTGCCGGTATGACGGCCATGCAAACAGCGACTGATAATGCAAAAAAAGTCATTAATGATTTGACAATCCAGTATAACCGTGCCAGACAGGCGGCGATTACACAAGAAATCACAGAAATCGTGGCAGGAGCTAGCGCTTTAGAATAA
- the atpA gene encoding F0F1 ATP synthase subunit alpha, whose protein sequence is MAINAQEISALIKQQIENFKPNFDVTETGVVTYIGDGIARAHGLENAMSGELLIFENGSYGMAQNLESTDVGIIILGDFTDIREGDTIRRTGKIMEVPVGDSLIGRVVDPLGRPVDGLGPIDTNKTRPVEAPAPGVMQRKSVSQPLQTGLKAIDALVPIGRGQRELIIGDRQTGKTTIAIDAILNQKGQDMICIYVAIGQKESTVRTQVETLRQYGALDYTIVVTASASQPSPLLFLAPYAGVAMAEEFMYQGKHVLIVYDDLSKQAVAYRELSLLLRRPPGREAFPGDVFYLHSRLLERSAKVSDELGGGSITALPFIETQAGDISAYIATNVISITDGQIFLSDSLFNAGIRPAIDAGSSVSRVGGSAQIKAMKKVAGTLRIDLASYRELEAFTKFGSDLDAATQAKLNRGRRTVEVLKQPVHKPLPVEKQVTILYALTHGFLDTIPVDDIVRFEEEFHMFFDAQHPEILETIRETKDLPDEAVLDAAITEFLNQSSFQ, encoded by the coding sequence TTGGCAATTAACGCACAAGAAATCAGCGCTTTAATTAAGCAACAAATTGAAAATTTCAAACCCAATTTTGATGTGACTGAAACTGGTGTTGTAACATACATCGGGGACGGAATTGCGCGTGCTCATGGTCTTGAAAATGCCATGAGTGGTGAGCTGTTGATTTTTGAAAACGGCTCTTATGGTATGGCGCAAAACTTAGAGTCAACAGACGTTGGTATTATCATCCTTGGAGATTTTACAGATATCCGCGAAGGCGATACCATTCGTCGTACAGGAAAAATCATGGAAGTTCCAGTTGGTGATAGCTTGATTGGACGTGTCGTGGATCCACTTGGTCGTCCAGTAGATGGGCTTGGTCCAATCGACACAAACAAAACTCGTCCAGTTGAAGCGCCAGCTCCTGGGGTTATGCAACGAAAATCAGTATCACAACCATTGCAAACTGGTTTGAAAGCTATTGATGCCCTTGTTCCAATCGGTCGTGGACAACGTGAGTTGATTATCGGTGACCGTCAAACAGGGAAAACTACCATCGCTATCGATGCAATCTTGAACCAAAAAGGTCAAGATATGATTTGTATCTATGTAGCGATTGGTCAAAAAGAATCAACAGTTCGTACACAAGTAGAAACACTTCGTCAGTATGGAGCCTTGGATTACACAATCGTCGTGACAGCGTCAGCTTCACAACCTTCACCATTGCTCTTCCTTGCACCTTATGCAGGGGTTGCTATGGCCGAAGAATTTATGTACCAAGGTAAGCATGTCTTGATCGTTTATGATGACTTATCTAAACAAGCTGTAGCTTATCGTGAACTTTCTCTCTTGCTCCGTCGTCCACCAGGTCGTGAAGCCTTCCCAGGGGATGTATTCTACCTTCATAGCCGTCTACTTGAACGTTCAGCTAAAGTTTCGGATGAATTGGGTGGAGGATCTATCACAGCCCTTCCGTTTATCGAGACACAAGCCGGTGATATCTCAGCCTATATCGCTACAAACGTAATCTCTATTACGGATGGACAAATCTTCCTAAGTGATAGTCTCTTTAATGCAGGTATCCGTCCAGCTATTGATGCGGGTTCTTCCGTATCTCGTGTTGGTGGTTCTGCACAGATAAAGGCCATGAAGAAAGTTGCTGGTACACTCCGTATCGACCTTGCTTCATACCGTGAGTTGGAAGCCTTCACTAAATTTGGTTCTGACTTGGATGCGGCTACTCAGGCTAAATTGAACCGTGGTCGTCGTACTGTTGAAGTATTGAAACAACCTGTTCACAAACCATTACCTGTTGAGAAACAAGTTACTATTCTCTATGCTTTGACCCATGGTTTCTTGGATACAATTCCTGTAGACGATATCGTTCGTTTCGAAGAAGAGTTCCATATGTTCTTTGATGCTCAACATCCTGAAATTTTGGAAACCATTCGTGAAACAAAAGACTTGCCAGATGAAGCAGTCTTGGATGCTGCGATTACTGAGTTTCTCAATCAATCAAGCTTCCAATAA